TTTATTCCTAGATATTTCATGAGTCAAGGGATGATTCAATCTCTGTTGAGATATACGATTTTGTCATGATAGATTCACTCATGGAGCTTCCCAAAGGACCACAAGACTGACACTCCAGTGCAAATAGTCAGGCGACCATCAAACACTCCATGTCTTCCGCTTACGCTGCGGCTGCTCCTAGCCTAGGAGTCAGTGGTCTGTCAGTCAAGCCCGCCATTATGACTGTTCCAATCCCCAGGCCAGGACGACGTTCCCACGCAATCTTTCCATGGGCCGCCCTTCTttccctcctcggcctcatTGCGCCACTGGCCTCTGCTGCCCAGGCAAGCAAGACGGCTGTCTTACCTAGTGGCTTTGATTGCTTCCCTAGCTTCCTGGCTACCGTCATGAATGTCGACAAATTGTGGGCGAGTGCAAATTGGTTTGTTTCACCCGCCGATTTCATGACCTCGTTCAACGACGAGCAGCAGTATTCCGAGTTCATCTTGTCCAATGTCAAAGAAAGCTGGATGGTCGACCTGTACATATACGAAAACCATTCAGTCTACAACCACTTGACGTGGGACAGAGCCTACGGTCAATCCGCTACGACTTACCACTACGAGGCTCAGTTCGTGCAGACGTCGATGGGGTCAGATATCTTCCTCGATCGGTACAGGCTGCGTGCCCGCGACTTCCTCCTAAGCTCTCTGTTTAGGTACACCGAGTTTTTCAACTCTAAAGTGGTTTTCCATCCACCGTCGCTGGCCTACACTGGATCTGGGGCTTTTGTCGACGTATCTGACGTTTAGCAAAGCGCAGAACCGCATCTGGTCGGGTACGGCAACTTGATCCGAGGCGCGTGGTCTCACCATCTGCAGGCGAATACAACAACTGCGAAGCACGGCATGGCAGCATATCGGCAGATGGTAACGGGCACAGGAGACGGTCAGAGGAGTCACCATGGCTATACTTGCGGAAGGGCACCTATCAAGAAAGCAACCGACATTTGAAACTGCATTTTTCTCGTTGGATCTCACGAGTTTTGTATAGCAAGGTCAGATCGAATGAATGTAAAGTCGTCTTTGATTCAATCTCCTGATGTAGAGAACTGAGGCCTCTTTCCAAATTGAACAATAAAGATGACATCTTTCAATGAAGAAAAAACTTCCTATTTCCTATTAGATAGAAGGCTTGCCAGCTAGCTTCAACTTGTAAAATCGTGTATTTGACTCACAACTTAAGGCTGCTGCTCCACTGGCCGTCGAGCTCCCTTCCTCGCTGTCGCTCTCTCGGCTCGGCTCCGGCcccggctccggctccagCTCCGCTCCCCGTCACACCATAACCATTGTGGCTGTGCGCCGTGCGGCAAACGGCAGGCGGCAGGCGGCAGGCGGCAAGCTTAATTGGCTGTGGCGGTGCAAAACGCGACTTATAGAGGAGTTGACGCGAAAAGTCGCGTGTGCTTCGGTCATCGGTCGCGATTTAGCTCCTCACACAGTCTCGCATTTCGCATCTCGCATCCCTGCATCTGCATTTCTGCATCGCAGCCCGTCTCCCACTTTGCGATCTGCTGCGATTGCACTTACATTTCTCGTCTGTCATAGGCAAAAGCAGAATCTCCAAGATGGCACTCCGAGAATACAAGGCTCCCGTCAACTATGACGAGCAGCAAAGTCAGTTATTTCTAGGCAATTGCAAAGACTGAACCAGACACTAATGACATACAGGTGCCTTTGAGGAGTTCCTCAACGACTTCAAGACGGCGTCGCCCGAGCATACCATTACCACCGCCATGGGTGACATTACCATCGACGATGATGATCTGAGTGACGGCTATGACTTCatggatgaagacgacgagtcgggcgaccgccgccgccaggagAAGGCAAACAACCGAATTCCTCAGCACAAGTACAAGGACCTGTTGCAGCAGCTAGCCGACAGAACCATTGACGAAATCACGATTGATCTCGATGATCTTTATGCTGTGAGTATCCTATGCTGCCAACTAACCTGATTGCTACACGCATGAAACTGATGATTCTCCAGTGGGAaagtcaaggccaagaggaACTCCACCTGGTTGACTCAATAGAGCTAAATACAAAGCACTACGTCGATGTCCTTTCCAAAGCCGTGGACAAGATCATGCCACAGCCCAGCACGGATGTCAGGTAAGGGGGGGTGacgatggacatggacaacaCTCCCATTGCCGCTAACACAAGCCCAGCTTCAAGGATGATGTTCTCGATGTTTTGATGGCTCGTCGCCAAGCCCGTAACCGCGAACTTCAGGAAGCCGCAGAGCGTGACCCTACTGCCGAGGACGACCAGTTTCCTGCCGAGCTTACTCGGCGGTACACTCTGGTTTTCAAACCCAGATCGCGGACCGCTGAAGAACCTACCAAGGCTTTGGCTGTCCGCCAAGTCAGAGGTGACCACATAGGCCACCTGATTACGGTCCGGGCTATTGCCACGCGCGTGTCCGATGTGAAGCCCATTGTTCAAGTCAGTGCTTATACGTGCGACAGCTGCGGATGCGAGATCTTCCAGCCCATTACTGATAAGCAGTACGGGCCGCTGACAATGTGCCCGTCCCAAGACTGCAAGGCAAACCAGGCCAAGGGCCAACTCAATCCCTCCACCAGAGCATCCAAATTCCTGCCCTTCCAAGAAGTCAAGGTCCAAGAAATGGCTGAGCAGGTTCCCATTGGCCAGATTCCTCGCTCCCTGACCGTCCTGTGCTATGGCAGCCTTGTACGAAAGATTAACCCTGGTGATGTCGTTGACATCTCCGGCATCTTCTTGCCTACTCCCTACACAGGCTTCAAGGCTATGAAGGCTGGTCTCCTGACCGACACTTACCTCGAGGCTCACCACATCCACCAGCACAAGAAGGCCTACAGTGAGATGATTGTCGACCCACGGCTGGTGCGACGCATCGACAAGTATCGACAGACTGGCCAAGTGTACGAGCTACTTGCCAAATCTATTGCCCCCGAAATTTACGGACATCTGGATGTTAAGAAGGCTCTGCTGCTCTTGCTTATTGGTGGTGTTTCCAAAGAGATGGGCGATGGTATGAAGATTCGCGGCGACATCAATATTTGCTTGATGGGTGATCCTGGTGTTGCCAAGTCTCAGCTTCTCAAGTACATTTCCAAGGTTGCCCCGCGCGGTGTATACACCTCTGGTCGTGGAAGCAGTGGTGTCGGTCTGACGGCTGCTGTCATGCGAGACCCTGTGACGGATGAGATGGTTCTTGAGGGTGGTGCTCTTGTTCTTGCTGACAATGGCATCTGCTGTatcgacgagtttgacaagATGGATGATACCGACAGAACAGCCATTCACGAGGTCATGGAACAGCAGACCATTTCCATTTCCAAAGCCGGCATCTCGACAACTCTCAATGCTCGCACGTCCATCCTGGCGGCGGCTAACCCCATCTATGGGCGATACAACCCCCGTATTTCTCCCGTTGAGAACATCAACCTCCCTGCTGCGCTTTTGTCTCGTTTTGACGtacttttccttcttctcgatACCCCATCCCGCGAAACAGACGAGCAGCTAGCAAAGCACGTCGCCTTTGTTCACATGAACAACCGCCACCCCGACATTGGCACCGACAATGTCGTCTTCACACCTCACGAAGTGCGCTCATATGTAGCCCAAGCACGAACGTACCGCCCTGTTGTCCCTGAGTCCGTCTCCGATTACATGATCAAGACATATGTCCGCCTCCgagaccagcagcagcgagcggagaagaagggcaagcaaTTCACCCACACTACCCCGAGAACATTGCTCGGCGTTGTCCGTCTCGCTCAGGCCCTTGCTCGCCTCCGTTTCAGCAACCAGGTTTCCCAGGACGATGTTGACGAAGCATTGCGCCTGGTCGAGGCCAGCAAGGAGAGCCTCAACGCCGAAGTCAACactggccgccgcggcctcAACGCCAGCAGCAGAATTTACAATCTCGTCAAGGCACTCGCTGATTCTGGCGCCTGTCGTGCTGACGACGCCGAAGATGACGACCTTGGTGTGGAGTTGAGCATgcgcaaggtcaaggagcgCGTGATTGCAAAGGGCTTTACGGAGGATCAGTGGCTCAATGCCCTGGACGAATACACAACGCTCGATGTGAGTATAGCAAAATTATCGGGGGGACAAAGATCGAGGCTAACGAGGAAATCTAGGTATGGCAAACTACTGGTAGTGGTGCTAGATTGGTATTCGTCACCGCTGGtaatgatgacgaggacaaCATGGATGATTAAGGGGTGGGATTCATtcaaaaaaaatttaaaaatttttGGCTTTTGGTTGGGTATGGCGTTTTGGGATATATCGGTGTCGGGAGAGGGACCCGGAGAGGCCATGCTGTTATGAGAGCAATCCACGATTCAAGCTCCATCGCGCTACACGCGTTGTATGATGTTTGGCCATTCCTTGGAGAGCCTAAAATGTTTACGACGTGTGATTAATCTGCTAGAGTTAAACAATACTTCCTAATCCTGGCAGGACATGGTTATTATACATGACGAGTGAGCATAGAAATTTGAGTGTACGATTGCATAAGAACGGATCAAATATCCAGCTCCAAGAGATAATCAACGCATGCTTAGTACAAGCATGAAATCTAGTAGAAGGGACTGTAACCAGATGATTTGATTTGCCGGGACAATTGGAAACAGAATCGTGCATGTCGGGTCACTCAGGTGGTACTGAAAAAGTCCGATACTGCCGCACGTCTCCTCCGTTAACCTCTCAAACGCGGATCGATTATGTTCAGTCAGGCAAAATCTGCAGACGCCGATGCTTTCCTGCCTTCCGAGCGCGAATCCCGTAGCCGTCTTTACTTAGACAGCATAATCACATGTAGATGGCTTCTCGACATCACCCCAGCACCACAAGCAACTCCGCCAAAGGTGAAATGGCCGACCACTCATGACGCTTGCAGGGACCTCAAGTCTCTGCTGACTGCTAAACCCCGGCGACCATCAACAGGTAGGCTTCTCTTCCCCAAAATAGGCCGGCCAGTCTTTCATCCAAGGTCAAACGCCACGCTACTCAACAAATATACTCCTCATACGGTGTATTGGCGTTGTATAGTACAAGTTAcaaatatataatttacatcctcatcgtcatcagcgACACCCTCTCCATCTCACCGACGATGCCATGCCCGCCAAGAGCCCACTTCTCCGTCACGGTACTTGTATTCAAGACGCTGCGCAGCATACCACTTGCGCCCCAGTACTCCATCAACGCCCTCCCCTCATCCTTGGACACGCCTCCGATTCGAAGAACGTAACTGTTCTTGAGCGACTCGTACACGCGTTCGTCGTACTTCCTCTCGTAGGGATCAGGCTTGGGGATCTCGCGACCGGCCTGGCCGGCCTCCAGTTGCGAGAGGACGAGCTCCTGCGAAGGATGGTAGTGTGTGTTGTTGTCGGATGTggcggcgacaatggcaccgCCGTTGGGGAGCTTCGTCTTTCCCGAAAGCGCGTCGACAAAGAGACGCACCAGCGACAACTCGTGGGCATGCACCTGGTTGAATGACGAGTCACGGTACTCGCTCATCTTGTTGATGTGcgcaaggccgtcgagggcgaggagcACTGGCGGCCGGCCCGGCAAGGTGAGTTCCGTCCAGAGGGCTTCGAGCGTCGGCCAGGCGTTTTCGCTTTCCTTGGCGCTGAGGACCAGGTCGGCTACTGTGGCACCCTGCTTGAGGTGGGTGAAGCGTGACCAGTCCTTCTGGAGGGCAAGTTTCTCCAGGACAGCCTTGTTGGCTTTGTAAATGTTttggaggagcttgagggTGTAGACGGGCTGGGCGAACTGCATGGGCTCGGTGCCTTCAACGGGGGAGTATTCGGTGTTGGCGTTGGTAAGGTCCTGGCCTATTTTCACAATCACCTCTCATTAGCAAGCTGGAATAACCCCAGGTCGTATGAGACGCTGCCCTACCTTCGGGAATGTGCACAACAACCCAGTCATTCATCAAAGCATACGACATGGACTGCAGCAGTGCCAGGCTCTTTCCAGACAGCTTGCTCCCCGTGAGCACACATTTCAAtgcttccttct
The DNA window shown above is from Metarhizium brunneum chromosome 1, complete sequence and carries:
- the MCM gene encoding DNA replication licensing factor, producing MALREYKAPVNYDEQQSAFEEFLNDFKTASPEHTITTAMGDITIDDDDLSDGYDFMDEDDESGDRRRQEKANNRIPQHKYKDLLQQLADRTIDEITIDLDDLYAWESQGQEELHLVDSIELNTKHYVDVLSKAVDKIMPQPSTDVSFKDDVLDVLMARRQARNRELQEAAERDPTAEDDQFPAELTRRYTLVFKPRSRTAEEPTKALAVRQVRGDHIGHLITVRAIATRVSDVKPIVQVSAYTCDSCGCEIFQPITDKQYGPLTMCPSQDCKANQAKGQLNPSTRASKFLPFQEVKVQEMAEQVPIGQIPRSLTVLCYGSLVRKINPGDVVDISGIFLPTPYTGFKAMKAGLLTDTYLEAHHIHQHKKAYSEMIVDPRLVRRIDKYRQTGQVYELLAKSIAPEIYGHLDVKKALLLLLIGGVSKEMGDGMKIRGDINICLMGDPGVAKSQLLKYISKVAPRGVYTSGRGSSGVGLTAAVMRDPVTDEMVLEGGALVLADNGICCIDEFDKMDDTDRTAIHEVMEQQTISISKAGISTTLNARTSILAAANPIYGRYNPRISPVENINLPAALLSRFDVLFLLLDTPSRETDEQLAKHVAFVHMNNRHPDIGTDNVVFTPHEVRSYVAQARTYRPVVPESVSDYMIKTYVRLRDQQQRAEKKGKQFTHTTPRTLLGVVRLAQALARLRFSNQVSQDDVDEALRLVEASKESLNAEVNTGRRGLNASSRIYNLVKALADSGACRADDAEDDDLGVELSMRKVKERVIAKGFTEDQWLNALDEYTTLDVWQTTGSGARLVFVTAGNDDEDNMDD
- the RSM23 gene encoding mitochondrial 37S ribosomal protein mS29 is translated as MASSATSSLRSLVRPSIPLAPRIHPVILSRVAFLSTTSARAAAPPPTIKSRRDLPKKVKRTFKKKTNVVAVKKPNPGERKAFRKRIQLSNNSALPVRNIDELTPETMANLESKGKMFALPDKVVDQLRALEAFKTTQTWNLFRRPHFLVREETAQLVIKMEKSIEKKEALKCVLTGSKLSGKSLALLQSMSYALMNDWVVVHIPEGQDLTNANTEYSPVEGTEPMQFAQPVYTLKLLQNIYKANKAVLEKLALQKDWSRFTHLKQGATVADLVLSAKESENAWPTLEALWTELTLPGRPPVLLALDGLAHINKMSEYRDSSFNQVHAHELSLVRLFVDALSGKTKLPNGGAIVAATSDNNTHYHPSQELVLSQLEAGQAGREIPKPDPYERKYDERVYESLKNSYVLRIGGVSKDEGRALMEYWGASGMLRSVLNTSTVTEKWALGGHGIVGEMERVSLMTMRM